Proteins encoded by one window of Erythrobacter sp.:
- the yidD gene encoding membrane protein insertion efficiency factor YidD, with amino-acid sequence MKQLLILVARAWQLGPSRVLPPTCRYQPSCSAYAIQSLERYGAIRGGWLALKRIMRCHPWGGHGHDPVP; translated from the coding sequence GTGAAGCAGCTCCTTATCCTCGTCGCCCGCGCCTGGCAGCTTGGCCCCAGCCGGGTGCTGCCGCCCACCTGCCGCTATCAGCCATCGTGCAGCGCCTATGCCATCCAGTCCCTCGAACGCTACGGGGCGATAAGGGGTGGATGGCTGGCCTTGAAGCGTATAATGCGCTGCCATCCCTGGGGGGGACACGGGCATGACCCGGTTCCGTAA
- the rnpA gene encoding ribonuclease P protein component, protein MPVLTRRADFLAANRGLRVARPGFVLLARPNGGAGVRYGITVTKKIGNAVVRNRMKRRFRELLRAALPAHGLPDHDHVLIGREGGVERDFAQLAEELAIALQRAAQGRGDPARRPRTGNRSRRA, encoded by the coding sequence ATTCCCGTACTCACCAGACGCGCCGATTTCCTGGCGGCGAACCGGGGTTTGCGTGTGGCGCGGCCGGGGTTCGTGCTGTTGGCGCGGCCTAATGGCGGGGCAGGGGTGCGCTATGGGATTACCGTGACCAAGAAGATCGGCAATGCGGTGGTCCGCAACCGGATGAAGCGGCGGTTCCGCGAATTGCTCCGCGCAGCCTTGCCTGCGCATGGACTGCCCGATCACGATCACGTGCTGATCGGACGCGAGGGCGGAGTGGAGCGCGATTTTGCACAATTGGCGGAAGAACTTGCCATTGCCCTCCAGCGCGCGGCGCAGGGGAGGGGCGATCCCGCCCGCCGTCCGCGAACCGGCAACCGGAGCCGCCGTGCGTGA